A window of the Citrus sinensis cultivar Valencia sweet orange chromosome 9, DVS_A1.0, whole genome shotgun sequence genome harbors these coding sequences:
- the LOC127899792 gene encoding protein FAR-RED IMPAIRED RESPONSE 1-like: protein MEYLENKHAFEELQETRVNDVNEIVEPNKCEPALGMLFDNHEEMFAFYKAYGKQEGFPVKVRSTKKGTDGIVKYATFAYGRSCKSENKSANALKPKPNVKNGCDAKIGGCLNEDGKWVLRTLNLQHNHGLSPDKARYFPCNRRISASAKKRIEMNDCSGIRIAQNFNSIVVGASGYENMSFLEKDCRNFVNKTRRLQLEEGDTMALLKYFQKKQAECNGFFFSIDLDEEDRLKNVFWADSRSRAAYKYFGDVITFDTTYLTNKYDMPFAPFVRVNHHGQSILLGCGLISREDTETFTWLFEAWLSCMSDSPLLGIITDQDREMQKAIENVFPTIRHRWCLWHIMKKVPEKLGAFKEREGIISSLLSTVYDSLSSDAFEEAWIA from the coding sequence atggagtatttggaaaataagCATGCATTTGAAGAATTGCAAGAAACAAGAGTTAACGatgtaaatgaaattgtgGAACCGAACAAATGTGAGCCAGCTCTTGGAATGTTATTTGATAATCATGAAGAAATGTTTGCATTTTACAAAGCTTATGGTAAACAAGAGGGGTTTCCTGTGAAGGTTCGAAGTACTAAGAAGGGGACCGATGGAATTGTAAAATATGCGACATTTGCATATGGGCGTAGCTGCAAGTCAGAAAATAAATCTGCTAATGCATTGAAGCCGAAACCGAATGTGAAAAATGGTTGTGATGCAAAGATTGGAGGTTGTCTAAATGAAGATGGAAAATGGGTTCTTCGAACTTTAAATCTTCAACACAACCATGGATTGAGTCCAGACAAAGCTAGGTATTTCCCATGCAATCGCAGAATTAGTGCAAGCGCTAAAAAGCgaattgaaatgaatgattGTTCAGGAATTAGAATTGcccaaaatttcaattctatTGTTGTTGGAGCTAGTGGGTATGAAAATATGTCATTCttagaaaaagattgtagAAATTTTGTTAACAAAACAAGGCGATTACAGCTTGAGGAAGGAGATACTATGGCGCTTTTAAAGTACTTCCAGAAAAAGCAAGCAGAATgtaatggatttttttttagcattgaTTTGGATGAAGAGGATCGATTAAAGAATGTGTTTTGGGCAGATTCGCGGAGTAGGGCAGcttacaaatattttggagATGTCATCACATTTGACACTACATATCTGACCAACAAGTATGACATGCCATTTGCGCCCTTTGTTAGAGTTAATCACCATGGACAATCTATTTTGTTGGGATGCGGATTGATTTCACGCGAGGATACGGAGACATTTACGTGGTTATTTGAGGCGTGGCTATCATGCATGTCTGATTCTCCTCTCCTTGGTATCATTACAGATCAAGACAGGGAAATGCAAAAGGCAATTGAAAACGTTTTTCCTACTATTAGGCATCGATGGTGTTTATGGCACATAATGAAGAAGGTGCCTGAGAAGTTAGGGGCTTTTAAAGAACGTGAAGGTATTATATCTTCCCTGCTTTCTACTGTTTATGATTCACTAAGTTCTGATGCGTTTGAGGAAGCTTGGATTGCATGA